The Rhinopithecus roxellana isolate Shanxi Qingling chromosome 14, ASM756505v1, whole genome shotgun sequence genome includes a window with the following:
- the ATG16L1 gene encoding autophagy-related protein 16-1 isoform X4 translates to MSSGLRSADFPRWKRHISEELRRRDRLQRQAFEEIILQYNKLLEKSDLHSVLAQKLQAEKHDVPNRHEISPGHDGTWNDSQLQEMAQLRIKHQEELTELHKKRGELAQLVIDLNNQMQQKDREMQMNEAKIAECLQTISDLETECLELRTKLCDLERANQTLKDEYDALQITFTALEEKLRKTTEENQELVTRWMAEKAQEANRLNAENEKDSRRRQARLQKELAEAAKEPLPVEQDDDIEVIVDETSDHTEETSPVRAISRAATKRLSQPAGGLLDSITNIFGLSESPLLGHHSSSDAARRRSVSSFPVPQDNVDTHPGSGKEVRVPTTALCVFDAHDGEVNAVQFSPGSRLLATGGMDRRVKLWEVFGEKCEFKGSLSGSNAGITSIEFDSAGSYLLAASNDFASRIWTVDDYRLRHTLTGHSGKVLSAKFLLDNARIVSGSHDRTLKLWDLRSKVCIKTVFAGSSCNDIVCTEQCVMSGHFDKKIRFWDIRSESIVREMELLGKITALDLNPERTELLSCSRDDLLKVIDLRTNAVKQTFSAPGFKCGSDWTRVVFSPDGSYVAAGSAEGSLYIWSVLTGKVEKVLSKQHSSSINAVAWSPSGSHVVSVDKGCKAVLWAQY, encoded by the exons ataacAAATTGCTGGAAAAGTCAGATCTTCATTCAGTGTTGGCCCAGAAACTACAGGCTGAAAAACATGACGTACCAAACAGGCATGAGATAAG TCCCGGACATGATGGCACATGGAATGACAGTCAGCTACAAGAAATGGCCCAGCTGAGGATCAAGCACCAAGAAGAACTGACTGAATTACACAAGAAACGTGGGGAG TTAGCTCAATTGGTGATTGACCTGAATAACCAAATGCAGCAGAAGGACAGGGAGATGCAGATGAATGAAGCAAA GATTGCAGAATGTTTGCAGACTATCTCTGACCTGGAGACGGAGTGCCTAGAACTGCGCACTaagctttgtgaccttgaaaGAGCCAACCAGACCCTGAAGGATGAATATGATGCCCTGCAGATCACTTTTACTGCCTTGGAGGAAAAACTGAGGAAAACTACGGAAGAGAACCAGGAGCTGGTCACCAGGTGGATGGCTGAGAAAGCCCAGGAGGCCAATCGGCTCAATGCAGAGAATGAAAAAGACTCCAG gaggCGGCAAGCCCGGCTACAGAAAGAGCTTGCAGAAGCAGCGAAGGAACCTCTACCAGTCGAACA GGATGATGACATTGAGGTCATTGTGGATGAAACCTCTGATCACACAGAAGAGACGTCTCCTGTGCGAGCCATCAGCAGAGCAGCCAC TAAGCGACTCTCGCAGCCTGCTGGAGGCCTTCTGGATTCTATCACTAATATCTTTGG TCTGTCCGAGTCTCCCCTTTTGGGACATCATTCTTCTTCTGATGCTGCCAG GAGACGCTCTGTCTCTTCCTTCCCAGTCCCCCAGGACAATGTGGATACTCATCCTGGTTCTGGTAAAGAAGTGAGGGTACCAACTACGGCCTTGTGTGTCTTC GATGCACATGATGGGGAAGTCAACGCTGTGCAGTTCAGTCCAGGTTCCCGGTTACTGGCCACCGGAGGCATGGATCGCAGGGTTAAGCTTTGGGAAGTATTTGGAG aaaaatgtGAGTTCAAGGGTTCCCTATCTGGCAGTAATGCAGGAATTACAAGCATTGAATTTGATAGTGCT GGTTCTTACCTCTTAGCAGCTTCAAATGATTTTGCAAGCCGAATCTGGACTGTGGATGATTATCGGTTACGG CACACACTCACGGGACATAGTGGGAAAGTGCTGTCTGCTAAGTTCCTGCTGGACAATGCGCGGATCGTCTCAGGAAGTCACGACCGGACTCTCAAACTCTGGGATCTACGCAGCAAAGTCT GCATAAAGACAGTGTTTGCAGGATCCAGTTGCAATGATATTGTCTGCACAGAGCAATGTGTAATGAGTGGACATTTTGACAAGAAAATTCGTTTCTGGGACATTCG ATCAGAGAGTATAGTTCGAGAGATGGAGCTGTTGGGAAAGATTACTGCCCTGGACTTAAACCCAGAAAGGACTGAGCTCCTGAGCTGCTCCCGGGATGACTTGCTAAAAGTTATTGATCTCCGAACAAATGCTGTCAAGCAGACATTCAG tgcacctgggttcaagtgcggCTCTGACTGGACCAGAGTTGTCTTCAG TCCTGACGGCAGTTACGTGGCGGCAGGCTCTGCTGAGGGCTCTCTCTATATCTGGAGTGTGCTCACGGGGAAAGTGGAAAAGGTTCTTTCAAAGCAGCACAG CTCATCCATCAATGCAGTGGCGTGGTCGCCCTCTGGCTCGCACGTTGTCAGCGTGGACAAAGGATGCAAAGCTGTGCTGTGGGCACAGTATTAA
- the ATG16L1 gene encoding autophagy-related protein 16-1 isoform X1: MSSGLRSADFPRWKRHISEELRRRDRLQRQAFEEIILQYNKLLEKSDLHSVLAQKLQAEKHDVPNRHEISPGHDGTWNDSQLQEMAQLRIKHQEELTELHKKRGELAQLVIDLNNQMQQKDREMQMNEAKIAECLQTISDLETECLELRTKLCDLERANQTLKDEYDALQITFTALEEKLRKTTEENQELVTRWMAEKAQEANRLNAENEKDSRRRQARLQKELAEAAKEPLPVEQDDDIEVIVDETSDHTEETSPVRAISRAATKRLSQPAGGLLDSITNIFGRRSVSSFPVPQDNVDTHPGSGKEVRVPTTALCVFDAHDGEVNAVQFSPGSRLLATGGMDRRVKLWEVFGEKCEFKGSLSGSNAGITSIEFDSAGSYLLAASNDFASRIWTVDDYRLRHTLTGHSGKVLSAKFLLDNARIVSGSHDRTLKLWDLRSKVCIKTVFAGSSCNDIVCTEQCVMSGHFDKKIRFWDIRSESIVREMELLGKITALDLNPERTELLSCSRDDLLKVIDLRTNAVKQTFSAPGFKCGSDWTRVVFSPDGSYVAAGSAEGSLYIWSVLTGKVEKVLSKQHSSSINAVAWSPSGSHVVSVDKGCKAVLWAQY, translated from the exons ataacAAATTGCTGGAAAAGTCAGATCTTCATTCAGTGTTGGCCCAGAAACTACAGGCTGAAAAACATGACGTACCAAACAGGCATGAGATAAG TCCCGGACATGATGGCACATGGAATGACAGTCAGCTACAAGAAATGGCCCAGCTGAGGATCAAGCACCAAGAAGAACTGACTGAATTACACAAGAAACGTGGGGAG TTAGCTCAATTGGTGATTGACCTGAATAACCAAATGCAGCAGAAGGACAGGGAGATGCAGATGAATGAAGCAAA GATTGCAGAATGTTTGCAGACTATCTCTGACCTGGAGACGGAGTGCCTAGAACTGCGCACTaagctttgtgaccttgaaaGAGCCAACCAGACCCTGAAGGATGAATATGATGCCCTGCAGATCACTTTTACTGCCTTGGAGGAAAAACTGAGGAAAACTACGGAAGAGAACCAGGAGCTGGTCACCAGGTGGATGGCTGAGAAAGCCCAGGAGGCCAATCGGCTCAATGCAGAGAATGAAAAAGACTCCAG gaggCGGCAAGCCCGGCTACAGAAAGAGCTTGCAGAAGCAGCGAAGGAACCTCTACCAGTCGAACA GGATGATGACATTGAGGTCATTGTGGATGAAACCTCTGATCACACAGAAGAGACGTCTCCTGTGCGAGCCATCAGCAGAGCAGCCAC TAAGCGACTCTCGCAGCCTGCTGGAGGCCTTCTGGATTCTATCACTAATATCTTTGG GAGACGCTCTGTCTCTTCCTTCCCAGTCCCCCAGGACAATGTGGATACTCATCCTGGTTCTGGTAAAGAAGTGAGGGTACCAACTACGGCCTTGTGTGTCTTC GATGCACATGATGGGGAAGTCAACGCTGTGCAGTTCAGTCCAGGTTCCCGGTTACTGGCCACCGGAGGCATGGATCGCAGGGTTAAGCTTTGGGAAGTATTTGGAG aaaaatgtGAGTTCAAGGGTTCCCTATCTGGCAGTAATGCAGGAATTACAAGCATTGAATTTGATAGTGCT GGTTCTTACCTCTTAGCAGCTTCAAATGATTTTGCAAGCCGAATCTGGACTGTGGATGATTATCGGTTACGG CACACACTCACGGGACATAGTGGGAAAGTGCTGTCTGCTAAGTTCCTGCTGGACAATGCGCGGATCGTCTCAGGAAGTCACGACCGGACTCTCAAACTCTGGGATCTACGCAGCAAAGTCT GCATAAAGACAGTGTTTGCAGGATCCAGTTGCAATGATATTGTCTGCACAGAGCAATGTGTAATGAGTGGACATTTTGACAAGAAAATTCGTTTCTGGGACATTCG ATCAGAGAGTATAGTTCGAGAGATGGAGCTGTTGGGAAAGATTACTGCCCTGGACTTAAACCCAGAAAGGACTGAGCTCCTGAGCTGCTCCCGGGATGACTTGCTAAAAGTTATTGATCTCCGAACAAATGCTGTCAAGCAGACATTCAG tgcacctgggttcaagtgcggCTCTGACTGGACCAGAGTTGTCTTCAG TCCTGACGGCAGTTACGTGGCGGCAGGCTCTGCTGAGGGCTCTCTCTATATCTGGAGTGTGCTCACGGGGAAAGTGGAAAAGGTTCTTTCAAAGCAGCACAG CTCATCCATCAATGCAGTGGCGTGGTCGCCCTCTGGCTCGCACGTTGTCAGCGTGGACAAAGGATGCAAAGCTGTGCTGTGGGCACAGTATTAA
- the ATG16L1 gene encoding autophagy-related protein 16-1 isoform X2, with protein sequence MSSGLRSADFPRWKRHISEELRRRDRLQRQAFEEIILQYNKLLEKSDLHSVLAQKLQAEKHDVPNRHEISPGHDGTWNDSQLQEMAQLRIKHQEELTELHKKRGELAQLVIDLNNQMQQKDREMQMNEAKIAECLQTISDLETECLELRTKLCDLERANQTLKDEYDALQITFTALEEKLRKTTEENQELVTRWMAEKAQEANRLNAENEKDSRRRQARLQKELAEAAKEPLPVEQDDDIEVIVDETSDHTEETSPVRAISRAATRRSVSSFPVPQDNVDTHPGSGKEVRVPTTALCVFDAHDGEVNAVQFSPGSRLLATGGMDRRVKLWEVFGEKCEFKGSLSGSNAGITSIEFDSAGSYLLAASNDFASRIWTVDDYRLRHTLTGHSGKVLSAKFLLDNARIVSGSHDRTLKLWDLRSKVCIKTVFAGSSCNDIVCTEQCVMSGHFDKKIRFWDIRSESIVREMELLGKITALDLNPERTELLSCSRDDLLKVIDLRTNAVKQTFSAPGFKCGSDWTRVVFSPDGSYVAAGSAEGSLYIWSVLTGKVEKVLSKQHSSSINAVAWSPSGSHVVSVDKGCKAVLWAQY encoded by the exons ataacAAATTGCTGGAAAAGTCAGATCTTCATTCAGTGTTGGCCCAGAAACTACAGGCTGAAAAACATGACGTACCAAACAGGCATGAGATAAG TCCCGGACATGATGGCACATGGAATGACAGTCAGCTACAAGAAATGGCCCAGCTGAGGATCAAGCACCAAGAAGAACTGACTGAATTACACAAGAAACGTGGGGAG TTAGCTCAATTGGTGATTGACCTGAATAACCAAATGCAGCAGAAGGACAGGGAGATGCAGATGAATGAAGCAAA GATTGCAGAATGTTTGCAGACTATCTCTGACCTGGAGACGGAGTGCCTAGAACTGCGCACTaagctttgtgaccttgaaaGAGCCAACCAGACCCTGAAGGATGAATATGATGCCCTGCAGATCACTTTTACTGCCTTGGAGGAAAAACTGAGGAAAACTACGGAAGAGAACCAGGAGCTGGTCACCAGGTGGATGGCTGAGAAAGCCCAGGAGGCCAATCGGCTCAATGCAGAGAATGAAAAAGACTCCAG gaggCGGCAAGCCCGGCTACAGAAAGAGCTTGCAGAAGCAGCGAAGGAACCTCTACCAGTCGAACA GGATGATGACATTGAGGTCATTGTGGATGAAACCTCTGATCACACAGAAGAGACGTCTCCTGTGCGAGCCATCAGCAGAGCAGCCAC GAGACGCTCTGTCTCTTCCTTCCCAGTCCCCCAGGACAATGTGGATACTCATCCTGGTTCTGGTAAAGAAGTGAGGGTACCAACTACGGCCTTGTGTGTCTTC GATGCACATGATGGGGAAGTCAACGCTGTGCAGTTCAGTCCAGGTTCCCGGTTACTGGCCACCGGAGGCATGGATCGCAGGGTTAAGCTTTGGGAAGTATTTGGAG aaaaatgtGAGTTCAAGGGTTCCCTATCTGGCAGTAATGCAGGAATTACAAGCATTGAATTTGATAGTGCT GGTTCTTACCTCTTAGCAGCTTCAAATGATTTTGCAAGCCGAATCTGGACTGTGGATGATTATCGGTTACGG CACACACTCACGGGACATAGTGGGAAAGTGCTGTCTGCTAAGTTCCTGCTGGACAATGCGCGGATCGTCTCAGGAAGTCACGACCGGACTCTCAAACTCTGGGATCTACGCAGCAAAGTCT GCATAAAGACAGTGTTTGCAGGATCCAGTTGCAATGATATTGTCTGCACAGAGCAATGTGTAATGAGTGGACATTTTGACAAGAAAATTCGTTTCTGGGACATTCG ATCAGAGAGTATAGTTCGAGAGATGGAGCTGTTGGGAAAGATTACTGCCCTGGACTTAAACCCAGAAAGGACTGAGCTCCTGAGCTGCTCCCGGGATGACTTGCTAAAAGTTATTGATCTCCGAACAAATGCTGTCAAGCAGACATTCAG tgcacctgggttcaagtgcggCTCTGACTGGACCAGAGTTGTCTTCAG TCCTGACGGCAGTTACGTGGCGGCAGGCTCTGCTGAGGGCTCTCTCTATATCTGGAGTGTGCTCACGGGGAAAGTGGAAAAGGTTCTTTCAAAGCAGCACAG CTCATCCATCAATGCAGTGGCGTGGTCGCCCTCTGGCTCGCACGTTGTCAGCGTGGACAAAGGATGCAAAGCTGTGCTGTGGGCACAGTATTAA
- the ATG16L1 gene encoding autophagy-related protein 16-1 isoform X3: protein MAQLRIKHQEELTELHKKRGELAQLVIDLNNQMQQKDREMQMNEAKIAECLQTISDLETECLELRTKLCDLERANQTLKDEYDALQITFTALEEKLRKTTEENQELVTRWMAEKAQEANRLNAENEKDSRRRQARLQKELAEAAKEPLPVEQDDDIEVIVDETSDHTEETSPVRAISRAATKRLSQPAGGLLDSITNIFGRRSVSSFPVPQDNVDTHPGSGKEVRVPTTALCVFDAHDGEVNAVQFSPGSRLLATGGMDRRVKLWEVFGEKCEFKGSLSGSNAGITSIEFDSAGSYLLAASNDFASRIWTVDDYRLRHTLTGHSGKVLSAKFLLDNARIVSGSHDRTLKLWDLRSKVCIKTVFAGSSCNDIVCTEQCVMSGHFDKKIRFWDIRSESIVREMELLGKITALDLNPERTELLSCSRDDLLKVIDLRTNAVKQTFSAPGFKCGSDWTRVVFSPDGSYVAAGSAEGSLYIWSVLTGKVEKVLSKQHSSSINAVAWSPSGSHVVSVDKGCKAVLWAQY, encoded by the exons ATGGCCCAGCTGAGGATCAAGCACCAAGAAGAACTGACTGAATTACACAAGAAACGTGGGGAG TTAGCTCAATTGGTGATTGACCTGAATAACCAAATGCAGCAGAAGGACAGGGAGATGCAGATGAATGAAGCAAA GATTGCAGAATGTTTGCAGACTATCTCTGACCTGGAGACGGAGTGCCTAGAACTGCGCACTaagctttgtgaccttgaaaGAGCCAACCAGACCCTGAAGGATGAATATGATGCCCTGCAGATCACTTTTACTGCCTTGGAGGAAAAACTGAGGAAAACTACGGAAGAGAACCAGGAGCTGGTCACCAGGTGGATGGCTGAGAAAGCCCAGGAGGCCAATCGGCTCAATGCAGAGAATGAAAAAGACTCCAG gaggCGGCAAGCCCGGCTACAGAAAGAGCTTGCAGAAGCAGCGAAGGAACCTCTACCAGTCGAACA GGATGATGACATTGAGGTCATTGTGGATGAAACCTCTGATCACACAGAAGAGACGTCTCCTGTGCGAGCCATCAGCAGAGCAGCCAC TAAGCGACTCTCGCAGCCTGCTGGAGGCCTTCTGGATTCTATCACTAATATCTTTGG GAGACGCTCTGTCTCTTCCTTCCCAGTCCCCCAGGACAATGTGGATACTCATCCTGGTTCTGGTAAAGAAGTGAGGGTACCAACTACGGCCTTGTGTGTCTTC GATGCACATGATGGGGAAGTCAACGCTGTGCAGTTCAGTCCAGGTTCCCGGTTACTGGCCACCGGAGGCATGGATCGCAGGGTTAAGCTTTGGGAAGTATTTGGAG aaaaatgtGAGTTCAAGGGTTCCCTATCTGGCAGTAATGCAGGAATTACAAGCATTGAATTTGATAGTGCT GGTTCTTACCTCTTAGCAGCTTCAAATGATTTTGCAAGCCGAATCTGGACTGTGGATGATTATCGGTTACGG CACACACTCACGGGACATAGTGGGAAAGTGCTGTCTGCTAAGTTCCTGCTGGACAATGCGCGGATCGTCTCAGGAAGTCACGACCGGACTCTCAAACTCTGGGATCTACGCAGCAAAGTCT GCATAAAGACAGTGTTTGCAGGATCCAGTTGCAATGATATTGTCTGCACAGAGCAATGTGTAATGAGTGGACATTTTGACAAGAAAATTCGTTTCTGGGACATTCG ATCAGAGAGTATAGTTCGAGAGATGGAGCTGTTGGGAAAGATTACTGCCCTGGACTTAAACCCAGAAAGGACTGAGCTCCTGAGCTGCTCCCGGGATGACTTGCTAAAAGTTATTGATCTCCGAACAAATGCTGTCAAGCAGACATTCAG tgcacctgggttcaagtgcggCTCTGACTGGACCAGAGTTGTCTTCAG TCCTGACGGCAGTTACGTGGCGGCAGGCTCTGCTGAGGGCTCTCTCTATATCTGGAGTGTGCTCACGGGGAAAGTGGAAAAGGTTCTTTCAAAGCAGCACAG CTCATCCATCAATGCAGTGGCGTGGTCGCCCTCTGGCTCGCACGTTGTCAGCGTGGACAAAGGATGCAAAGCTGTGCTGTGGGCACAGTATTAA